Part of the Geobacter pickeringii genome, GGTAGTTCCCCCCCTGGTACCAGCCAAGCATGTTCATCAGATACCCCTCGTCCATCGGAAGCGGGGTGACGGCGCCGCTCGCGCGGTCGAACCGGTAGAGCGCCTCCTTGTGGTGGGGCCCGAGGATCAGGAGCCGGTCCCCCTCGATGTAGCCGAGCTTCTGGTAGGTGGAGATGAAGGCGCGCTCCGGTTTGTCGCCGGCCTTCAGGACGTCGCGGCCGAAGAAGTCGGTGGTGTAGCTCATGTTGAGCAGGCCGAGGACCGTGGGGGCCACGTCGATCTGGGCCATCATCCGGTCGATACGGGCCGGGGAGACGTGGGCGGGGGAGTAGATGAAGAGGGGAATCTCGTACTTCTTCACCGGGAGTTCGGTCTTGCCGGCACTGCCGGCACAGTGGTCGGCCACGATGACAAAGACGGTGTCGCGGAACCACGGCTCCTTCCGGGCCTCGGCAAGGAGCGTGCCGATGGCGAAGTCGGCATACTTCACCCCGCCGTCGCGGCCGGTCTTCGACGGAATGTCGATCTTTCCCGCCGGATAGGTGAAGGGGCGGTGGTTGGAGGTGGTCATCACCATGCTGAAGAAAGGCCTGCCGCGCTCGTACGACGCCCGTCCCTCCCGGATCACCTTGTGGAAGAGATCCTCGTCGCAGACCCCCCAGACGTTGGCGAAGGTGATCTCATCCTTGGCGAAGTTCGTCCGGTCGACGATGTCGCAACCGTTCCCCGCGAAGAAGGCGTTCATGTTGTCGAAGTAGCCGTAGCCGGCATAGATGAAGCGGGTGTCGTACCCCTTCTCCCGCATGACCTCCCCCCAGGAGCGGAAGCCGCCGTTGTCCGGCCGCTTGACGATGGAGGTCCCCGGAAGGGGCGGGATGGAGAGGGAGAGTGCCTCGAGCCCCCGGACGGTGCGGGTGCCGGAGGCGTAGAGGTGGGTGAAGAAGAGCGACTCGCCGGCGAGGCGGTCGAGATTCGGGGTGAGCCCCTTCGTGTTGCCGAAGGTGCCGAGGTATTCGGCGCTCAGGCTCTCCTCGACGATGACGACCACGTTCAGCCGCTGCTCTTTCCCTTCGCCGGTGATGGCGCGGGTCATGCGCGGGGAGGGAGCGGTGAAGTGGTTGTTGCGCTCCGCCACGAGGGTCCGGAGCCGGGCGAGCACCTTCTGCTCGTCGCGGGTCACGTAGAAGCGGGTGAAGTCGAGTTCGTTGTTGCGGAAGGCGGCGACCAGGCTGTAGATGCCGTCGGTGGCCAGCTCGTTGGCGTAGCTGTTGGCGGAGATGGAGGAGGCGGAGATGTTCATCAGCAGCAGGGCCGCCGCCGGGGCGGCCAGGAGCGCCATCCCCCCGCGGCGGTGCCGGCCGGCGAAGGTGAGGAGGGCGGCCCGGTCAATAGCCCGGCGCAGGAGGAAGACGAGCGCCAGGTCCACCACGAGGATCCCCCCGAGGATTGGGCCGAGGGGGTACGACTCCCGGATGTTTCCCGCCACCTCGTGGGTATAGATCAGATAGTCGACGGCGATGAAGTTAAAGCGGGTGCCGAACTCTTCGAAGAAGAAATACTCGGCCACGCCGTCGAAGAGCAGCGCGTAGAGGATGACGGCGAAGGCGGCGCGGATGAGCCATCGGTGGTGCCGGTGCCCGGCGACCCGGGAGGGGACCAGCATGAGGTAGAGGGATGCCGGAATCAGGAAATAGGCGAGGGTCGCCAAGTCGAACGCGAATCCCATGCCGAACGCCTTGGCCGTCAGGAGCGGGGTGAGCCCCGACCCCGTCGGAACCATGGCGAGGAGCACCAGGCGGATCGCCGTGGCAATGGCGATGAAAAGCGACGAGAAGAGGGCGACGACGCCGAATCTGCGGGAAAGGTTCATGGGGGCTCCGTGTCAGGATTGATTGGGGGCGGTGTTGATGCTGCAGAACGAAACCTGACCGGAGTGTGCCGGCTGACGGGGGCCCGCCCCCCCCTCCCGGCACTGCTGCGCGGCGAAGTGGCTGGCGCGGACGGGGAGGGCATCGGTTCGAAACTGCCATATTTTCATTAATACTACCGTCTCCGGCCGGCCAAACGCAAGCGATTTGCCTAACGGAGGGGGGAGGGACGTTAAAGGTGGCGCAGGGGGAGAGGTGCCGCACCGGACCCCATCGAGAGCCCGGTGCGGTGTGGGA contains:
- a CDS encoding LTA synthase family protein; protein product: MNLSRRFGVVALFSSLFIAIATAIRLVLLAMVPTGSGLTPLLTAKAFGMGFAFDLATLAYFLIPASLYLMLVPSRVAGHRHHRWLIRAAFAVILYALLFDGVAEYFFFEEFGTRFNFIAVDYLIYTHEVAGNIRESYPLGPILGGILVVDLALVFLLRRAIDRAALLTFAGRHRRGGMALLAAPAAALLLMNISASSISANSYANELATDGIYSLVAAFRNNELDFTRFYVTRDEQKVLARLRTLVAERNNHFTAPSPRMTRAITGEGKEQRLNVVVIVEESLSAEYLGTFGNTKGLTPNLDRLAGESLFFTHLYASGTRTVRGLEALSLSIPPLPGTSIVKRPDNGGFRSWGEVMREKGYDTRFIYAGYGYFDNMNAFFAGNGCDIVDRTNFAKDEITFANVWGVCDEDLFHKVIREGRASYERGRPFFSMVMTTSNHRPFTYPAGKIDIPSKTGRDGGVKYADFAIGTLLAEARKEPWFRDTVFVIVADHCAGSAGKTELPVKKYEIPLFIYSPAHVSPARIDRMMAQIDVAPTVLGLLNMSYTTDFFGRDVLKAGDKPERAFISTYQKLGYIEGDRLLILGPHHKEALYRFDRASGAVTPLPMDEGYLMNMLGWYQGGNYLYKNRLNRIERR